Proteins found in one Panicum hallii strain FIL2 chromosome 4, PHallii_v3.1, whole genome shotgun sequence genomic segment:
- the LOC112889474 gene encoding U3 small nucleolar ribonucleoprotein protein IMP3 — MRKLKFHEKKLLKRTNFLEYKREGGHREALVTQRYRLVERDDYKKYNGICLMVQKLVNIIKQMDPRDPFRIEMTDMLLDKLYNMGVIPTKKSLLKCENLSVSAFCRRRLATVMVNLKFAEHLKEAVTYIEQGHVRVGPETVTDPAFLVTRNMEDFITWVDSSKIKRRVMEYNDALDDYDSMF; from the exons atgaggaagctcaagtTCCACGAGAAGAAGCTCCTCAAGAGGACAAATTTCTTGGAGTACAAGCGTGAGGGTGGCCACCGGGAGGCGCTTGTGACCCAGCGCTACCGCCTCGTCGAGAGGGACGACTACAAGAA GTACAATGGCATATGCTTAATGGTGCAAAAGCTCGTTAACATCATAAAGCAGATGGACCCAAGAGATCCTTTCAGAATCGAAATGACAGACATGCTGCTTGATAAGCT ATATAATATGGGTGTAATTCCAACCAAAAAGAGCCTGTTAAAATGCGAGAACCTTTCAGTTAGCGCCTTCTGCAG GCGGAGACTGGCAACAGTAATGGTGAACCTCAAGTTTGCAGAGCACCTTAAAGAGGCGGTAACATACATCGAGCAGGGGCATGTGCGTGTAGGTCCAGAGACTGTTACGGATCCAGCCTTCCTTGTGACCAGAAACATGGAGGACTTCATCACCTGGGTGGATTCCTCAAAGATCAAGAGGAGAGTCATGGAGTACAATGACGCATTGGATGATTATGATTCCATGTTTTGA
- the LOC112891058 gene encoding uncharacterized protein LOC112891058 codes for MSFLAGRIAAAKEGAYFLHESKTAVGRLAEKLPASASAPGGASAPPSPDVLPEILRHSVPIRGTPPPAQPSLSASSRWAIPPGSAEAAGVHPDALNPLRSYVSLPQATFGPRRWQLPTEQPNYLASTANERRRDRNPPPMDPEKLKAVIAGYSQIGKAFLAATILVFGGATAVLFYTANKLQLHSVDDVKTKGKDALQPRADMIKEQIAPLRSWAEEMSRKWHFEGDKEAKEKSVFIRELSRALGSRAPPS; via the exons ATGAGCTTCCTCGCCGGCCGCATCGCCGCCGCCAAGGAGGGCGCGTACTTCCTCCATGAGTCAAAGACCGCCGTGGGCCGCCTCGCTGAGAAGCTCCCGGCATCCGCTTCTGCGCCCGGCGGGGCGTCGGCGCCGCCCTCCCCCGACGTGCTCCCGGAGATCCTCCGCCACTCCGTGCCCATCAGGGGGACGCCGCCCCCGGCCCAACCCTCCCTCTCCGCGTCCTCCCGCTGGGCGATCCCACCGGGTAGCGCCGAGGCCGCGGGCGTCCACCCCGACGCGCTCAACCCGCTCCGTTCCTACGTCTCGCTGCCGCAGGCCACCTTCGGCCCCAGAAG ATGGCAGCTTCCAACCGAGCAACCTAACTACTTGGCGTCAACAGCCAATGAGAGGCGGCGGGATAGGAACCCACCTCCCATGGACCCTGAGAAGTTGAAGGCCGTAATTGCTGGATATTCGCAGA TTGGGAAGGCATTTCTTGCTGCAACTATTTTGGTGTTCGGAGGAGCAACAGCTGTGCTGTTTTACACAGCAAATAAGCTACAGTTGCATTCA GTAGACGATGTTAAAACTAAAGGAAAGGATGCATTGCAGCCTCGAGCCGATATGATTAAGGAACAAATAGCTCCATTAAGAAGCTGG GCTGAAGAGATGTCCCGAAAATGGCATTTTGAAGGTGATAAAGAAGCTAAGGAGAAGTCCGTCTTCATTAGGGAGCTTTCAAGAGCACTGGGCTCTAGGGCTCCCCCTAGTTGA